One Ciconia boyciana chromosome 9, ASM3463844v1, whole genome shotgun sequence genomic window carries:
- the RRAD gene encoding GTP-binding protein RAD, translating to MTLNRGDKLRYLDKRRGSMPFSVHQHLHRRSMPVDERDLRAALPQGELSGLVRCTSYSPGEAHRESWASDSSDSVISSGSDSDSNLYKVILLGEHGVGKTSLARIFGGVEDCADADEAGNTYDRSIIVDGEEASLVVFDIWEQDDSQWLQNHCMKMGDAYIIVYSVTDKVSFEKASELRIQLRRARQTEDIPIILVGNKSDLVRSREVSVDEGRACAVVFDCKFIETSAALHHNVKDLFEGIVRQIRLRKDSKEDNARRMANTKRRESIGKKAKRFLGRIVAKNNKKMAFKAKSKSCHDLSVL from the exons ATGACTCTGAACCGCGGCGACAAGCTGCGCTACCTGGACAAGCGGCGCGGCAGCATGCCCTTCTCCGTGCACCAGCACCTGCACCGGCGAAGCATGCCGGTGGACGAGCGGGACCTGCGGGCCGCCCTGCCGCAGGGCGAGCTCTCCGGCCTGGTGCGCTGCACTTCGTACAGCCCCGGCGAGGCGCACCGGGAGAGCTGGGCGTCCGACTCCTCCGACTCCGTCATCTCCTCGGGCAGCGACTCCGACAGCAACCTCTACAAGGTGATCCTGCTGGGCGAGCACGGCGTCGGCAAGACCAGCCTGGCCCGCATCTTCGGCGGCGTGGAGGACTGCGCGGACGCGGACGAGGCCG gaaaTACATACGACAGGTCAATTATAGTTGACGGAGAAGAAGCGTCTCTCGTGGTGTTTGATATATGGGAGCAG gATGACAGCCAATGGCTTCAGAACCACTGTATGAAAATGGGAGATGCCTATATTATTGTATATTCAGTGACAGACAAAGTTAGTTTTGAAAAGGCTTCTGAGCTAAGAATCCAGCTAAGAAGAGCAAGGCAAACAGAAGACATTCCTATTATTCTTGTGGGCAATAAAAGCGACCTGGTCAGGTCCCGGGAAGTCTCAGTTGATG AGGGACGGGCCTGTGCCGTTGTGTTTGACTGCAAATTCATCGAgacctcagctgctcttcatcATAATGTCAAAGACCTGTTTGAAGGTATTGTTCGGCAAATTAGACTTCGCAAAGACAGTAAAGAAGACAATGCTAGGCGAATGGCCAacacaaaaagaagagaaagcataGGCAAAAAGGCAAAGCGATTCCTTGGGAGAATTGTGGCAAAGAACAATAAGAAGAtggctttcaaagcaaaatcaaaGTCTTGCCATGACTTATCTGTGCTTTAG